In a single window of the Nitrospirota bacterium genome:
- a CDS encoding TlyA family RNA methyltransferase yields MKETGTKKTRLDKLLFEKGLVESRERARAAIMEGNVQVNGVVVDKAGSLVKPDAQIEVLYKMPYVSRGGLKLEHAIKEFNINVSGKRAMDVGASTGGFTDCLLQNGAIKVIAVDVGYGQFSWSLRQDERVVLIEKTNIRYLPNDIIPYKLDIITIDVSFISLLKVIPKILEFLKPSGEVIALIKPQFEAERKDIGKGGVVKDEKKRLEIVEYIKNELINMKLEVIGVTESPVKGPKGNVEYLIYFRKP; encoded by the coding sequence ATGAAGGAAACGGGAACAAAAAAGACACGCCTGGACAAGCTCCTGTTTGAGAAAGGCCTTGTCGAAAGCAGGGAGAGGGCACGAGCAGCCATTATGGAAGGAAATGTTCAGGTCAACGGTGTTGTTGTCGACAAGGCAGGCTCACTCGTAAAACCTGACGCGCAGATTGAAGTCCTTTATAAAATGCCATATGTCAGCCGCGGCGGGCTTAAGCTTGAGCATGCGATAAAGGAGTTCAATATCAATGTCAGCGGCAAGCGAGCCATGGATGTCGGTGCGTCTACCGGAGGGTTTACAGATTGCCTTTTGCAAAATGGCGCAATAAAGGTCATCGCGGTTGATGTAGGATACGGCCAGTTCAGCTGGAGCCTGAGACAGGATGAAAGGGTTGTCCTTATTGAAAAGACGAATATCAGATACCTCCCGAATGACATCATCCCGTACAAACTCGACATCATAACCATTGACGTCTCATTCATATCATTATTAAAGGTCATCCCAAAGATTTTAGAATTCCTTAAACCTTCTGGAGAAGTTATCGCGCTTATAAAGCCGCAGTTCGAGGCAGAAAGAAAGGACATCGGCAAGGGCGGCGTGGTTAAGGATGAAAAGAAACGGCTTGAGATCGTTGAGTATATAAAGAACGAATTGATCAATATGAAGCTTGAAGTCATCGGCGTGACCGAATCGCCTGTCAAAGGGCCTAAGGGAAATGTGGAGTATTTGATATATTTCAGGAAGCCCTGA